Within Bdellovibrio bacteriovorus HD100, the genomic segment AAAATCGAACCCAGCACCAGAATCAATCCGGTGATCACCGCCCCAAGGGTGGAGAAACGACGGTATCCATAGGAAAATTTGCCATCACTTTGTCTGTGCGACACTTTTTCCAGAATGATCGCCAAAAGCATCGCAATGGCATCACCAAAATCATGAAGTGCATCCGACAAAATCGCCACACTGTTCGTCCAAAGACCGCCAATCAGTTCAATCACCGCAAATGTCAGATTCAGCACCAGTGCAAAGGTCATGCGCCCCACAGCCGCGCCGTGGGAGTGGTGATGATGGTGTCCATGGGAATGTGAATGGTGGTGATGCGCGTGCTTGGATTCAGACATAGCTCATTTAACGCTTTTCTGGGATTGGAAGTCAATCGAACAGCCTTGAATTGACCCCCTGATACGGTCGTGATAGTTCAAAAGTCACTATGAAACGCACTCAATACAAGCAATTTGCATTTGGCCTGCTCGTTTACACCCTTCTGGTGATCCTTTGGGGTGCCTGGGTCAGAATTTCTCACTCTGGAGACGGCTGCGGCGACACCTGGCCACTGTGCCATGGGCAACTGATTCCAGAAGCTGAACGTGGAAAAACCTGGGTTGAGTACGGTCACCGTCTGATGTCCGGAATTTACGGCCTGGTGGTGATTTACTTCTGGTGGGTGGCACGCAAGCTTTATCCCAAAGGTCACTATGCCCGCAAAGCCGCTCTGGCCACTTTGATCTTCACCATTTCTGAAGCCCTGCTGGGAGCCAAGCTGGTTTTGTTCGGCCTGGTCACCACAAACGATACACCTTATCGCGCTTTCATCATGGCTTTGCACCAGATCAACTCTTTCCTACTGACCGGATCGGTGGCGCTGACTTATGCGGCGGCCTTGCTGACTGAAGATCTGCGAATTCCAACAACTCAGGATCGTCGCTATCGCCTGATGCCGTGGGTGATTGTCATAATCGGAATCACCGGCGCCTGGGCCTCCCTGTCCAACTCCCTGTTCCCGACGGACAATCTTCTGCAAGGGTTGATGGATGATTTCTCAAGCGAATCCCACTTCCTGGTCCGCCTTCGTGGGTTCCACCCGGTCCTGGCTTTGTTGGGTGGCGGCGGCCTTGCGCTGTTCTTCTGGCTGAAGGCGCAGACCACGGAATCCCAACTGGTGCAGAAACGCTCCGTACAAATGAGTCTGTTGTTAATTGCGGGAATTTTGTTTGGAATTGCGACGCTGCTTCTGCATGCGCCAGTGTGGATGAAAATCGTGCATCTGGCTTTGGCTCACACGATCTGGGTGGTGTTGCTGCAATGGGTGTTCTTCATCCGCAGCAACAAACTTACGTAGTCAGTTCGTTGGACTCCATCAGACGGTGCAGGAAGTGCACCTTCTCGTTGATGTCGTCGTATTCCAGAACCATCTGCTGCAAATCGTAATCACGCACCAGATAGGATGCAAAACTCCCCACAATCTCTTCGGGGTGGGTGAGGTTTCTCATAAAAATATCCCTCTGAGCCGGGTCCGGAATATGCGTCTGGATCCAGCGGGTCAGAATCTTATGCAGGGAATTCAGCTCCAACCTTAGGCTGGGCTCAAGCACGGTTTTTTCTGGAATGATCTGTCCCTCACAAACCATGTACGGAGTCCCTCGATCAAGGACCTTGCCCAGACGTAACTTGCCCTGCCCCTGAATAAAGACCAAAAGGGTCCCGTTCAGGCGCTCTTCGATAATCTGAGCATACCCGTATCCAGCGACCTCACGCACAAAGGGAACGGTCTCTCCTGGACGCACTGGAGTGACTTTAGAAGGATCTTCAATAAACCCCACAGCAATCGGGGTCTGGGTCTCGACAGCTTCCTTGATCATGGAAAGATAACGGGGCTCAAAGATGTTCAGAGGCTTAGTTGTCCTTGGGAACAAGGTCACATTGACTAGAGGAAAAAGAAAGACTTCCATGCGAACACGACTCCTCTTGCTTGAACTTTGATTATAAGGACTGTAGCCTGTAATTGCTATGGAAAAGGTGGATATATCAATGCGAAATGTGGTCTTTTTTGATGGCGTCTGCCACCTTTGCAATGGTTTTGTCGATGCTGTGATCAGCAAGGACAAAAACCACACTTTCCTCTTTGCACCTTTGCAAGGAACGACCGCGGAAGAAGTTCTGAGTGCTCAGGACCGGACCAATCTTGATACAGTGATTTACTTTGAGTCAGGCAAACTTTATTACCGGTCCGCTGCCATTTTGAAGATCCTCACCGGCCTGGGTGGAGCTTACAAACTGTTTGGCCTGGCCTGGATCATCCCCGGCCCCTTGCGGGATGTGCTTTACAAACTGATCGCTAAAAACCGCTATTCCTGGTTTGGTGAACGTGAGTTTTGTCGCCTTCCCACCCCTGCAGAGCGCTCTTATCTTTTGCCGTAACCATTCAGAATCTTCTCTACAAACGGACGATCCGCTGCCGACAGGGACATCACATCAATTTCTTCAGCTCGCTGCCATCTGAAGTCATCATGCTCGGTCAATACCAGATCCTCGCCACCCTTTACTGACGCCCAATACACCCGGAGACGAATGGTCTTGGACGGATAAGCAAAGTCCACTTCACCAATCAGGTCATGCACCCGGATATTGAGGGCCAGCTCCTCGGTGATCTCTCGGGCCAGGGCCTGCTCCGGAGCCTCTCCGGCCTCCACCTTCCCACCCGGGAACTCCCAGAACCCTGCCCCCGACTGATCCGGGCCACGGCGAACCACAAGAATACGCCCCTCGGGGTCTTCCTGTCTTTGAATCACGGCGGCTACAACTAACACCGGCTGCTTGGTCATGAGATTTCCTTCTGTAAGACCAAAGT encodes:
- a CDS encoding COX15/CtaA family protein — its product is MKRTQYKQFAFGLLVYTLLVILWGAWVRISHSGDGCGDTWPLCHGQLIPEAERGKTWVEYGHRLMSGIYGLVVIYFWWVARKLYPKGHYARKAALATLIFTISEALLGAKLVLFGLVTTNDTPYRAFIMALHQINSFLLTGSVALTYAAALLTEDLRIPTTQDRRYRLMPWVIVIIGITGAWASLSNSLFPTDNLLQGLMDDFSSESHFLVRLRGFHPVLALLGGGGLALFFWLKAQTTESQLVQKRSVQMSLLLIAGILFGIATLLLHAPVWMKIVHLALAHTIWVVLLQWVFFIRSNKLT
- a CDS encoding (deoxy)nucleoside triphosphate pyrophosphohydrolase, encoding MTKQPVLVVAAVIQRQEDPEGRILVVRRGPDQSGAGFWEFPGGKVEAGEAPEQALAREITEELALNIRVHDLIGEVDFAYPSKTIRLRVYWASVKGGEDLVLTEHDDFRWQRAEEIDVMSLSAADRPFVEKILNGYGKR
- a CDS encoding LON peptidase substrate-binding domain-containing protein, with the translated sequence MEVFLFPLVNVTLFPRTTKPLNIFEPRYLSMIKEAVETQTPIAVGFIEDPSKVTPVRPGETVPFVREVAGYGYAQIIEERLNGTLLVFIQGQGKLRLGKVLDRGTPYMVCEGQIIPEKTVLEPSLRLELNSLHKILTRWIQTHIPDPAQRDIFMRNLTHPEEIVGSFASYLVRDYDLQQMVLEYDDINEKVHFLHRLMESNELTT
- a CDS encoding thiol-disulfide oxidoreductase DCC family protein, giving the protein MRNVVFFDGVCHLCNGFVDAVISKDKNHTFLFAPLQGTTAEEVLSAQDRTNLDTVIYFESGKLYYRSAAILKILTGLGGAYKLFGLAWIIPGPLRDVLYKLIAKNRYSWFGEREFCRLPTPAERSYLLP